One Bradysia coprophila strain Holo2 chromosome X unlocalized genomic scaffold, BU_Bcop_v1 contig_132, whole genome shotgun sequence DNA segment encodes these proteins:
- the LOC119067979 gene encoding solute carrier family 25 member 44 translates to MDTDPAGSETEFIRTIEWDMMEKTKFFPLSMLSSFSIRCCFYPLTLIKTQLQVQFKNNIYSGMIDAGYKIYRAEGPAGLYRGFWISSFQTFSGVFYISTYEGVRHILSNYGANQQTKSLIGGGCASLVGQTIIVPFDVISQHAMVLGMGQGKGGGVNPLGINHNSNRSRFRISMDIAKEIFRRDGFKGYYRGYNASLMAYVPNSAMWWTFYHMYEDKLIEVLPADASHLLIQCVAGSLGGFTTTIITNPLDIVRARLQVQRLDSIQSAFRELWAEEKLRMFFKGLSARLVQSAAFSFSIILGYETIKRISINDQYKHLVRW, encoded by the exons atggacACGGATCCTGCGGGTTCCGAAACGGAATTCATTCGGACAATTGAATGGGATATGatggaaaaaacgaaatttttcccATTGTCAATGCTATCATCGTTTTCAATACGCTGCTGCTTCTATCCACTGACCTTGATCAAGACACAACTTCAAGTACAAttcaaaaacaacatttattcCGGTATGATTGATGCcggatacaaaatctatcgTGCCGAAGGTCCTGCCGGTCTATATCGAG GCTTTTGGATATCATcctttcaaacattttccggTGTATTCTACATCAGTACATACGAAGGTGTACGGCACATATTGTCCAATTACGGTGccaatcaacaaacaaaatcgcTAATTGGCGGCGGTTGTGCTTCGCTCGTTGGCCAAACGATAATCGTTCCGTTCGATGTCATATCACAGCACGCGATGGTGCTGGGCATGGGACAGGGCAAAGGTGGCGGAGTTAACCCATTAGGCATCAATCACAATTCGAATCGAAGCCGATTTCGTATTTCAATGGACATTGCAAAGGAGATATTTCGACGGGACGGCTTCAAGGGCTATTATCGCGGATATAATGCATCGTTGATGGCATATGTGCCGAATTCGGCCATGTG GTGGACGTTCTATCATATGTACGAAG ATAAACTGATCGAAGTTCTACCCGCTGATGCTTCTCATCTGCTAATTCAATGCGTTGCCGGCAGTTTAGGAGGTTTTACCACAACAATTATTACAAATCCACTGGATATCGTTCGAGCACGACTACAA GTTCAAAGGCTAGACTCAATTCAAAGCGCATTCAGAGAACTGTGGGCCGAAGAGAAATTGCGCATGTTTTTCAAAGGATTATCGGCTCGATTAGTTCAATCAGCTGCATTCTCGTTCAGTATAATATTGGGATATGAGACAATTAAACGAATTTCCATCAACGATCAGTACAAACATCTAGTTCGTTGGTGA